From one Gadus morhua chromosome 8, gadMor3.0, whole genome shotgun sequence genomic stretch:
- the LOC115549561 gene encoding BMP/retinoic acid-inducible neural-specific protein 3, translating to MRGQGIGPIRLLSAAPLWTAFSLWLSCWSGAGGAGTAGTSDGLPGSTGWLLSDKGPFHQAPEFAESVDRYQQGFSTRYKIYREFGRWKVNSLALEKPGGLGGRGAPAPPLDPEFAQAIRRLGRRPSLQTITDNIIRKYGTHIILSATLGGEESLTIFVDKRKLSQEPSSAGSEFTGGGHGVNTTGPVTLETLYQLAASYFTDRESTLRRLHHLQIASTAIRVTETRTGPLGCSNYDNLDTVSSVLVHSPENKVLLQGMQMVLPPYLRGRFIQAALNYIGCKSRGQFVCRASDCWCQCSAAFPQCNCPLADLQALEASLRGIRDAWTLSNLEFQQSDEFQGFVGNLPAHHAVNTTVVEQLWRSNAGLLQRYRHLKASGDQLFSKARRAANKLFSLSKRCRKQPRIVLQRERSLRYWLNHVLSLLYCSQNNQVGVYSEASHSCSCPHQPSSCQGPVPCSLGEGPLCTSCSAENRTRCSACNAGFTLTQGTCRPAVPDPTEPCLGLESDRDLQDLELRYLLQRGDPHITLHGVFVSNDVRLDAWFDPSWRKRMLLTLKSNRVKSNRVHVLLGLAITVCLTRNSTVEPAFSLFVNPFGGSHSESWTMPIGQHGYPDWERTRLETPSDCYNWTLTLGNRWKSFFETVHFYLRSRAREAGMAGASAAGTPGGGSGAEVGDGAMNVTPGGASGAEVGAVRANVTSSGDVPAVATEPPGGSTMGYMKVKSMQLLGYSVHFDPEAIQDLVLQIDYPYTQGSQDSALQQLVELRFRVNRLSPPGGLHADLFSCLLRHRLKLSAADVARILSALQVYRARQPGYVEYEPTKLCS from the exons GGAGTTTGGTCGATGGAAGGTCAACAGTCTGGCGCTGGAGAAGCCGGGCGgcttgggggggcggggggctcccGCGCCACCCCTCGACCCTGAGTTTGCGCAGGCAATCCGCCGGTTGGGTCGGCGGCCAAGCCTCCAGACCATCACCGACAACATCATCAGGAAGTATGGGACGCACATCATCCTCTCGGCGACACTCGGAG GGGAGGAGTCTCTGACCATATTTGTGGACAAGAGGAAACTGAGCCAGGAGCCTTCGTCGGCAGGAAGTGAGTTCACCGGCGGTGGACACGGGGTGAACACCACAGGTCCCGTTACCCTGGAGACCTTGTATCAGCTGGCCGCCTCCTACTTTACGGACAGGGAGAGCACCTTGCGCAGGCTGCACCACCTCCAGATCGCATCGACCGCCATACGG GTGACCGAAACAAGAACGGGGCCTCTTGGATGTAGTAACTATGACAACCTGGATACGGTGAGCTCGGTGCTGGTGCACAGTCCGGAGAACAAGGTTCTGCTTCAAG GAATGCAGATGGTCCTGCCACCCTACCTGAGAGGGCGCTTCATCCAGGCTGCCCTCAACTACATCGGCTGCAAGTCTAGAGGCCAGTTCGTGTGCCGGGCCAGTGACTGCTGGTGCCAGTGCAGCGCGGCCTTCCCCCAGTGTAACTGTCCCCTGGCGGACCTGCAGGCCCTGGAGGCCAGCCTGCGGGGGATCAGGGACGCCTGGACCCTCAGCAACCTGGAGTTCCAGCAATCTG ACGAGTTCCAAGGCTTTGTGGGAAACTTGCCAGCCCATCATGCTGTAAACACTACCGTGGTGGAGCAGTTGTGGAGATCGAATGCCGGCCTACTGCAGCGCTACAGACACCTCAAGGCTAGCGGCGATCAGCTATTCAGTAAAGCGCGGCGCGCGGCTAACAAGCTCTTCAGCCTCAGCAAGAGGTGCCGAAAGCAGCCAAGAATAGTCCTTCAGAGGGAGAG GTCTCTGCGCTACTGGCTGAACCACGTGCTGTCCCTCCTCTACTGCAGTCAGAACAACCAGGTGGGGGTGTACAGCGAGGCCAGCCACAGCTGCTCCTGCCCCCACCAGCCCTCCTCCTGCCAGGGCCCCGTCCCCTGCTCCCTGGGCGAGGGCCCCCTCTGCACCTCCTGCTCCGCCGAGAACCGCACGCGCTGCTCGGCCTGCAACGCCGGCTTCACCCTGACCCAGGGCACGTGCCGGCCGGCCGTGCCCGACCCGACGGAGCCCTGCCTGGGCCTGGAGAGCGACCGCGACCTGCAGGACCTGGAGCTGCGCTACCTGCTCCAGCGCGGCGACCCGCACATCACGCTCCACGGCGTGTTTGTCAGCAACGACGTGCGCCTCGACGCCTGGTTCGACCCGTCCTGGAGGAAGCGCATGCTGCTCACGCTCAAGAGCAACCGGGTCAAGTCCAACCGGGTGCACGTGCTCCTGGGCCTGGCCATCACGGTGTGCCTCACCCGCAACAGCACCGTGGAGCCCGCCTTCTCCCTGTTCGTCAACCCCTTCGGCGGCAGCCACTCGGAGAGCTGGACCATGCCCATCGGCCAGCACGGCTACCCCGACTGGGAGCGTACCCGGCTGGAGACCCCGTCGGACTGCTACAACTGGACACTGACTCTGGGGAACCGCTGGAAGAGCTTCTTTGAGACGGTGCACTTCTACCTGCGGAGCCGGGCCAGGGAGGCCGGGATGGCGGGGGCCTCGGCAGCCGGGACACCCGGAGGGGGCAGTGGGGCGGAGGTCGGGGATGGTGCTATGAATGTGACACCTGGAGGGGCCAGTGGGGCGGAGGTGGGGGCGGTCAGGGCGAACGTGACGTCCTCGGGCGATGTACCCGCGGTAGCGACGGAGCCCCCGGGCGGCAGCACCATGGGCTACATGAAGGTTAAGAGCATGCAGCTGCTGGGGTACAGCGTGCACTTCGACCCAGAGGCCATCCAGGACCTGGTCCTGCAGATAGACTACCCGTACACCCAGGGCTCCCAAGACTCAGCCCTGCAGCAGCTGGTGGAGCTGAGGTTCAGGGTGAACCGCCTGTCCCCGCCGGGAGGGCTGCACGCCGACCTGTTCTCCTGCCTGCTCCGCCACAGACTCAAGCTGTCGGCCGCCGACGTGGCCAGGATCCTCTCGGCCCTGCAGGTGTACCGCGCCAGACAGCCCGGCTACGTGGAGTACGAGCCCACCAAACTCTGTAGCTAG